TTGAGAATTGTGCATCCTTTGCTGTTAAAAATCCACTGTAGATCTTTCCCAATACTTTTTAACACCTCGCTGCAAAATAAATTGGAGACTTTGAAATTTTGAGATTGACTATAAGACAGTGACAAACATTGCTTTGGGAAAAGTACTAaaagtcttttatttttcacaataaaaacaagaaacaagTTTGTACTTCCACAGTAATTAAGCTTTTTAACATTGGCAAAACATGTAAACTGAGACAATCAGACAAACAGAGTGAGTTTGTCTGTACATTGTTGCATCTGTCAGTAATATTCATCATTCATTCGGATGATTACATTTCTTAGTCCTAAACTTATCCAAAGCAGAACTTTCTTCAGTCATATGTTGTTGTTGATAGGCTGAAATGATAACAAAGAAGATAAGGACACTTGCTATTAGATCACTAGAGCTCACATTGTCACCTTCTCTGCCTCATCACAAAGTAATATAACAAACTTGCCCTGGTCTTCCTAATGAAGGCCAAAGGGAAAAGCCAATAGGTTTTCTTTCAGTCTGAGAGCGTCGGATGGGGTCAAATGAAGGCTCAGCAGTAAGGCCAAGGACGGGTTTAGAGAGAGCTCAGTAGTCTACTCCGGCTGCTCTGTGACGCCACAACCACCTTCTGGAATCAGCGAGCTGACAATGCTGCAGAGCTTGATCACATATGATCAAGTTTGAGCTGTGTTGGTACAGTCAGATGTTCTGCACATTAAGCAAAGGATTGTGTTCAAAAGTGCATAGGGACGGGAACCTAACAAAAAATAGTCTAGGCCACAGTCCTTTATAAAAACCTTAGTAATAATCATATTCAAAGCTATTCAGCTCacctgaaataaaattaaaagatgTTACATGTCTGCCAATGCACACAATTcttttacagttacagatatacattttgttgactttaccTTTGTTTCCTAACAAATTGCCATCAATATAATAAACATCCTATGCATCTACTCATTTGGAATACCACATTTTGCACACCCTcattttcatattcatattcagGACTCGCTCTAACAATCTTATCCTGTTCGTTTTAAGCACAATAACATGAACAGAGAAACAAGTACAATAGGCTGAGGTGTCATATTGCCTTAACACTGATCTTTCTTTGGCAGCAACAAACAATGTGAAAAGAAAACGTTAAACATTGTAATTTACAACCTAAAGTTCTGCTTTTACATCCTTAACCTAAAGTTCTGCTTTCTCCTGCAGGCGCTGGTGAGTCAGGGAAAAGTACCATCGTAAAACAAATGAAgtaagtttttaaaagtgccttAAATGAGTATTTGTGACAACCGACCACCTTAAATTGCCCATGGTGATACCATGAAGGGCAAAATGAACTCACTAATGTGTATGAATTGGATCTGTGGAGACAGTTTAGCCATGCACTGACACTAAGCAGCAGCTGGTTAGTATTGGGTCATACCACAGGGTGGCGGTGTGAGCTTTTCCCCATCTTTGACAGCAGCTGTCCACAGATGGACAAAAAAGTGTATTATGATCTTCCTCCATCAACATGGGTACATTTTTTCCCTTCCCTTTAATGACCGACATTGTAAATGCCTGCATCAGCCTAAGATATCTCAGCCAGGGTGTTTGAAACAATTGCTGCAAGCTTCACCTCTGACCTAAATCCCTCCTTCTGTTCATCTGTTTAACCAGGATTCTGCATCAAGGTGGTTACACAAAAGAGGAGCAACTGGAGTTTAGGGCAGTCGTCTACGGCAACATCCTGCAATCTGCTCTGGCCATCATCAGAGGCATGGAGATGCTCGGCATTGATTTTGGCTCGCCCTCTTCACAGGTCTTATATTACATCCTGAAGATGAACACCAGACATGATTAACTTTGACTCAATTCTTACCAGACCGACCACACATGATGTTGATGGCTCTGGGTTGTTTGTCCACAGGAGGACTCACAGAAGCTGCAGAACTTGTCAGACTCCATTGAAGAAGGTACTATGCCACCTGAGCTGGCGGCTGTCATTCAGAAGCTGTGGAAAGACACGGGTGTGCAGGCTGGCTTTGAGAGAGCTGCTGAGTTTCAACTCAACGACTCCGCTGGATAGTAGGTCCACTTTGTCCTGCTCAAAAAAGCTCAAATGACCTAAAGCTAATGTGGCTCACTTGAGGTCCATTGGATTTTTGTGCTAGAAATCTAACCGCTGCACCTTGTTTTGAAAAACTACAGTTACCTCAGTGATTTGGACCGAATCTGCAAGCCTGACTATCTCCCAACTGAGCAAGACGTGCTGCGATCTCGAGTCAAAACAACCGGTATCATCGAAGAACAGTTCTCCTGCAAAGAGTTGCACTTCAGGTGAGTTATCGGCATCAGAATAGACATTGCACCTTTGTGGTCTTTGGATCTTTACTGAACTCTGGTTTCACGGAAAGGATGTTTGATGTGGGCGGCCAGAGGTCAGAGAGAAAGAAGTGGATCCATTGTTTTGAGGGTGTGACCTGCATCATTTTCTGCGGAGCCCTCAGTGCATATGACATGGTGCTGGTAGAGGACGATGAAGTTGTGAGTCAAAACACTGTTCTGCCTGATCACTGAACAAATACTCAAAGTTAAAACGACCCAGTTACTAACAGATTACCTTTCTAAACTTTCCAGAACCGCATGCACGAGTCCCTTCATCTATTCAACAGTATCTGCAACCACAGATTCTTTGCACTGACCTCCATCGTGCTTTTCCTCAACAAGAAGGATCTGTTTGAGGATAAGATCAAGAAAGTCCATCTGAGCATCTGCTTCCCCGACTACGATGGTAAGAGAGACTTTAATTCTTCCTCGTACCTACATTAACCAGACATAATGTTTCTAAACAAACGTGTCAAAATGAAATAAGAAGAGAGAAACCATGTATCGTTCTTCTTCTACCTCTTGTGTTCTCATAGGTCCAAACACATATGATGACGCCAGCAACTACATCAAGGCACAGTTCCTGGAGCTGAACATGAAGAAGGGTGTGAAAGAAATCTACTCTCATTTGACCTGTGCCACTGATACAAAGAACGTGGAGATTGTGTTCAATGCCGTGACAGACATCATCATCAAAGAAAACCTTAAAGACTGCGGTCTTTTTTAAACACCTCCCACATGAACAGAGGTGAGTAGTGACCACTTTACATCACTAATGTTTCTAAAAAGGAAGCCCTACATGGCAAAGTGAGATGACCAAGCAAGAGCATGTGAATACCAAGCTGTAAACTTTAGATCAGGGTCAGAAACATGAATTCATTGGTTATGGGTCACACTCCACAAACCTCCAGGGATTTATTAAAAGCTCCTTGTGTTTCTTGTTTTCTGTGCCTTGCAGGACTTCCTTTCCTACCTTAACCCCTTCACACATTGGCATTTATTAAGAAGTGTATTGATGCAGCACAGAGGATCCTCAGACTGTTGTGTTGATGACATCGCCTCCATGCCAAGTCCGGATCCTCGAATGTCCTCACCACCTCCAACAGTACATCTTGGTAACACAGTGCACTTTCCAGCTGGGTTCAAACAACGGACCGCTCACTGTGGATGACGTACAGATTTCTACAAGATTCTCCAGTTCTTCTAAAATGCACCACAAGTTGTTGGTCTGAGAGTTTGAAGATGAAATAGCATTCCATTCTCATTAATTCCATTTGACTGCTGTTGTAAGTCATATTGAATGTTAAAGCCAAGCACtggaaatacatttaaatcataAATCCGGGGGAAAATGTTCTTTGAATAGCAACATTGAGACCTTGCTTATGTTTTGAAGTACGGTAGTCTCTGTGGTCTTGATATTTAAACTGAGAAAAGTGTCTGAGCTAATATCTCAGATATTTCCAGTGCTTGCAGTGTATCCAGATTACAAAACCAATTGTAAATGTATGGTAACTAAATAGTTTTATTGTATTCGCTCAACCTAACATTGTAATGTGACGGATGTCAAGCATGGTAGAGAGGCTTTGTACATAAAAGTAGATAACTCATATTTTGAAAGCTGAATCGATATGGAATCTAAAGAAAGCGGAAATGTTAGAAGGTtgatgctttattttgaaacgaGAATGCAAATCTACCGAGTTCGTCCTTTCTTATGAAATGTAGTGGCATGAAATAAAGATGCATTATCCtaatggtgtgtgtgagtgagtgtgttcCTGCAGAATCAGGCTTAAACATGCACGCTGTTCCCAATGCTATCAAAGTCGCTACCCTGGTGAAAAGAGAAATGCCAGAGTACGGAAGTTCATTAACACAAAACCTACTGAGAGAGCACAGCAAGTGAAAGCTGAGATTAATCTGCAAGTGGAGATTTACTGTAAGATTGCACTGGAGAAAGTTTTACAAGACAGCAAGCAAGGATGAGGCATGAAAGAGGAAGTGTGGGTGAGAAACTGCAGTGTGAATGTTGcttaatttatcaaatattcatTTTGTGGTTAAATCATTTCACTGTCAGCACATTTGAACCTCCAAGCAGAGCACAGTCTATGAGAAGTAATCCAAACGTCAAAGTTCACTTTGGAGGCAGCAAGAAAATGTCAAGGAGAATCCTGTTAGTGTGataattatgattattgttATCACACAGTAATTCAAAACCATAAAGTGGAGGTTGCACCCTGAACCGGTCACCAGTTCATCACAGGATCacacccaaaacacaaaatactattcaattttttatttagaaaacaaaaaggtCCTGAAAAAACCATGCCCTGTTTGAAGAGATGCTCGTGTTACAGGTGCTTGATATaaagcagaggtgtcaaacacaatttagttcagaggccaaatacaGAGGAGTttaatcttaagtgggccacagattttatgcgagAAAACaattcatttcaacattattgtggtCTAGTTTCCATTcaacgtatacataaaatacaaaatatgtaagaaatcgacaacatccaagcaaaaagtgacagatatcagtcccaacaggatcttcactttaaatttcctaaattctgtgaccaatttctatttaattaagggaaatattgtgtcataatttgaggaaaatttaaggattttgtgagaatttagttttttgattaaaaaatgactgcaatcatgctaCTGTATATAAGCACcaagaaaactgtgagcccctgcaaatattaagTTTCATTCATgcagtgattcatgttttttctgtctttttttttttctttctcctacGAGCCGaactggatgctccaaaggtcCGGATATGGCTCCCgagtcttgagtttgacacttgtgatTTAAAGCATCATTAACTATTGTGATCAGTGTGATCTGCAAACTGCACAATGGAGCAACACAAGGTGATCCAGACTATTCAATGCCTGAACAAACAGCACTTGTCCTACTACTGTTGGAATTATTAATGTCCCACTTGAAGGAATCCTTTTAATACATGATCACATAAATGTGATTTAAGTTTCTGCTTTGTTTATTCATTATAATGTCTATTTCTGCACTGATGGGATTGCTTCTTCTGATTTGATTGTATATTTGTTACAAATTACAATACATTTTGACTTGAAATTGGTTTGTTTAAAGCAGGAGTGTCAAAACTGTAAAACAGTTATGCAACAGCATAATATTTGAAAGTGTTTTAAAGGCTAAATCTGGTTAGATTTCTGTTTTGAGGATAAAGGGTATGTATGGTCGAATATTGTAATaagtattgtcatttttaaaagccctttgtacAGTCACTTCTGTAGATTCTATGCAACTTTCAAcctatcctgagttaccatgactacctgtcaacaatgagctgttctgcaaagctgcatctaagacaattttatgaaataatttatgaacagtatgaatgcagtccaaacaaatctgaggttgcacacccttgaaccaagcagcagccatgttgaaagtctcggGTCAAACCgagcctgattcgcagagatatttgaggaaaagacagacagacgcacagacatacatgcttttatagatagtgtgtgagaaattgcaggatattagaaaaaaataatagagtttcaatgattttatgaaattggtGGGACTGTGATATCTACAACAGAATGATTTGGTGATTCAATCATGGACTCATTTTAATTTATCCTGTGGGCCAATTTGGATGTTCGAAAcctgtggttctcaaacttttttggctcaagtacccctttctcttacttctgTATCGAAGTACTCCCTTTGTctgactgcaacattttgcatagaaaactatttaaaaacaactataaagcataatgatggactgaacaagtgataacacacatctaaaaaaaatcttgttttgtaattaagtggaaagaaacagtatttagtgcagtggtttccaaacttttttggattgtgaccccattttaatatcaagaatttctggtgacctcaaagaaaattagtttttgatcatgtttgagctcaggtatttatttatttttttttactatattttgttgtactagatttatattttacaaagtgaaagtgtgaaaatacaaattgtgtgtatttacttaaaaaaaaaaagaatttttcaatatttcagaaatttcaggtgaccccacatggggtcccaaccccaaggttgaaaaacactgatttaatggctcctgattagatttatttctataatttgtGTCATTTGCGATCATGTCACGCCTGGGTCGGGATCAAgaatgacactttatttgttaatttttcagtctctctctttttctctcaagtaccccctgtagtgccatcacgtacccctaggggtacacatacccccatttaagaaacactgttctaaagggctggatttggtccccgggcttTAAGTTTCCCATATTATCTGGTTGATACGACTATTGCAAAAAGTTGTCTATGGACCTCCTTATAAAGCCTCACTCTTGTATTAACATTTAGTTCCACTACTCTCTagtaaaaaagatttttaattttaaaatcaacttttattggcaagttaaacattttatgaaaaaattattttggtgGGAGTCCCACATGGACAATGAGCACGCACTCatgtatgtatgtgtttatGTGTATATGCGATGGACTTGtggtttgtcttttttgtgcccTCCACTGAATGGTGTCAATCACTGTGTGTGGATGTCTAAAATCATAGCTGCTGCCTTGGTTTACTGTGACCGCTCAGGCGATACACTTTGACTTTAACAAACAGTTTTCCTGTAGAACAGATGGTTTCCGTCtgttattggttttttttttatacaataaaagcccaatgaaaacaaagaaaactgaAGCGAACACagttttctttttacaaatgAATTTGCAGTAAAGTCATCATTGCAGTAATTCCCTGTAAAAAGCACATAAACAGCAAAAAGCCACTCTTCCCCAAACAGTTGCCTTGTACATACTAAACTTGACACTGTTCACAAGAATATGTCTGGTAATTAAGATACATAATTCATCCACATCCAAAAGTACAAAATGCTTTTCAGCAGAAACTAAATATCAACGTATAACAAAAGCAAATATTTGATGAAAGAACTGTGATGCAGACTTAACACTAATGGAAGACATAGAGCAGCAGTCTGCTGGACATTATAGAGTCTACAGTGAAATGCAGATACGGATGATTTGCTCGGTGCACAAAGGACGCAGAAGAGGAAAGCATCTTTAAACATGTCAGTCCCGTCCATATCAACTCCACTTAAAGATGTCAAGGACTCTTGGTTAGTGCCTTCTTCCTTGCACTTACTTTCCATTAAATGCCATTAAAATTGTTCTAAACAAGTAGGATCGAGCTCACGTGTCCTCTTGATTCTGTGCTTCTCAGGTCCCACATGCTCCATGGCTACCAGCACAGTCCTTAGTAATACCTACTTTCATTTTGCCATCTGCAGACAAAACAGCCCATAATCTTCTGAAATCTGAGGAAGAAAAGGAACACAATTATGTTCTGCTATTGGCAAACATTATAAGGTGAGCATATTTGAATTTCTCaacattttcttgaatctaccttttagtggcaaaatacaatataataaaataaataacttgttattgtccataatgtttaaaaaataatttctctcttgaaaacaaaacttaaaataatctgaaatcagtggtgaAACAAGTCAGTCAcctttattatacattataacaatctgtccttcaaaaatctcatataaaccgactaaaaatctctcaatAATTGAAACACTATGTGAAATATCTCCTCCTAgacattaaaactataaaaaaaactcaaggattacaaaacagtaaataatcattaaatatacactaccttttcaattaaatccttcactatttggtctgttttaatctctctcCCTCATCTTGGACTTTGCtgctctttctcttttttcccgTGTGTGACCTtatcgtcaaaaaaaaaaaaaaaaaaatggtctctaatgagtaaaattactgtaatgAGCCATTTAAAGAGCAACTCtctagctttcagaaactggtggaatttctcagatagagcatTAGCTGAGTTAtggtcttttaaaataaaagtcttcCCCAAGATGCATTCAAGGTCCTTGGGAAACCTGGACAATTTCATTAATTAGTAAAATATCCCCGGACAGCCCGAACAAGacatgaaaagaggacatgttcGGGTAAAAccggacgtatggtcaccctagtaCAAAACGTTATTTATGAAGTGATGGTGGTGTCACACCTCAGTAGAGCCCGATCTCCCTCAGATTGATTTTGATGATGACGTCCGTGACAGCGTCGAAGACAAACTGCACGTTCTTGGTGTCGGTGGCACACGTGAAGTGGGTGTAGATCTCCTTAGTGTCCTTTCGTTTGTTTAGATCTTCAAACTGGCACTGAATGTATGCAGCAGCCTCTTCATAAGACTGGCCACCTGAGGGGATCAAAAAGATGCTCATTTAAACAAACAGATTATGCCTCCAATCTCACAAAGGCAACAacacgatttattttattttcttgagTTTCCCAGTGTGAGTTAAAGTGCTTACAGCTATACAATTAAACCTAAATGCAAAAGCTCACTTTCAGAAGGATAAACAACAAGAGCAGTGAGAGAGTGgaaacctccaccaagctccaaatatcctctttgccagaaaATCTaatttatctggatcagtgatccggACCATGGTATCATCATCATTCACACtctaaaggcttggaagaaagtTCAAGCCCCATTAACAACGATACAGTCGGCCCatatgtatgggcacccccattctTTCAAATAATTGCGATGAACGTGTgcaatccagatctgatccagatgaaactcagttAGCCAGATGTTCACTTCTGTAAGAAAGCATTACAATTTCTACATGGAGGTTTTTGAGTatgctgaatccatttttaatgggtTCCATCCTGGCAAACCAATGgtcccactcaaaatcaagaaatccaagaagGCCACCATACGTAttgccaatttggatattttgccataactttggttctatttgacatagaagcATAATCTCAGTGGTGAATTATAGGTTTTCAGGGTTAAGGAATTCAAAAATATATCTGACACACAGTCTATGGAACATCACCACGTATcttcctgaaaaaaattaaaatatttgtcacgttaatttaaatattaattagaTATTTACATCAAAATTTAATCATTGTACACGTTGGAAAGTGCTGCAAAATAAACAGAAGGGAAGATctttttaacatacagtatctaCCAGGCTATGTGGgttaattgaggaaccaacccaacataattaaagctagggtaggcgattttctccagatacactttttaagattttggttgaaattgtctttatgtcatgagagaaattaagatcttatgtgctctgaaaaaggaatgaagaaaatctgtcatccatagcagctgtaaatctgtaataacttcgaccaatggaaaaaaaaagaaacgtttttttttttaaccaatcacgtctccctgctcgttctcgatccctcgcatgcacgagctcacaatGAAAGCGTGTAACCGCTgacacgttttttaacatatataatggtaaagtttattgtttacttactgctgaatgagacatgagacaaaaaagtttctacacaatacaagcgatgagctgagctcctcttctgcagcagctgtgtgcatgcatgtgagtgagacggagcacagagaggaggggggtaaaggcggagccgtcggggGGGATACATTCAAAATCATAGTAGCTTtcgaaaatcgcctaccctacctttaagtcaaatttcataaaaaaacaaaaaaccttcaCCAATAAAGAAAGGCattgatttttcaatttttgaaactgatccagatatTGAGCcaaatcccctccaaaattttatGGAATCTTTCAATGGCGTAAAAActttctttgattaaaatgttgtcaaaaatgTGTTACATAGTTTTGAGATTATCCtgctaacagaaaaaaaaaaaatatatatatacagtatatatttcatCTGTCCACAGTGGGGGTGGGGTAATAACACACCGATATACTCAGGGTAGCAGATGGTGAGGGGACTGCGGCCAATCTTCTCTTCAAACAGGTccttcttgttgagaaagaggATGATGGAGGTGAGCGTGAACCACTTGTTGTTACAGATGGAGTCGAAAAGCTTCATGCTCTCATGCATCCGGTTCTAAGAGGGAGAAGGAATGACACTCAGTGGAGCTGATACTGAAACTGTCACAGCAACGGTAGTTTGACTTCTTATTTTCTCTATGGATGATGTGGAGGAGAGAAACGACAGCGTTCCAACAGCTCACCATCTCCTCATCCTCAGCAAGCACCAGGTCGTAGTCACTGAGCGCTACACAGAAAATGATGGATGTGACTCCTTCAAAGCAATGAATCCACTTCTTCCTCTCGGAGCGCTGACCGCCAACATCAAACATCCTGGGGACACAAAACGATTTTTATTACCAATCTACAGAGGTGTAAAGGGTACTGATACatgctactcaagtagaagtaataTTAATTGATTGGAATTGTATtcaaatacaagtacaagtaagtcatacataaaacactcaagcacatgtaaaaagtagctcaattaaatggtactcaaagtaaaaattactttcaccccccgcgttcatttttggtaataaatcttgccacggttcctttgcatacagtaaacatctcatgtataaacttaaaaaggaagagataaaatattgcacaactggaaaggtttgtcaaaatgtataattcatacatatatataaacaccaatgaattcatttaaaaataaaaaaaattctcaggctctaagtatagctaaattgactaaaactgagaaaataaccagcatttaatGCTGCTTTGGCgcggtttaatctgattggtcggctataatgtgatgcatttgattattgtcttgtcatttcaatttttttagtttcacaatgtctgttgaccattttaaaacaaaaaaataataatttactcagtaacggttgggtgtagaaatgtaagaaattactttacttattttaaaacgtacttaaatacaagtaaaagtactgatttagaaacatacCCAAAAAAGGAcaggtacccataaaagcaactcaattacagtaacgtgagtacttgtaattcattaatttcaCTTCTACCAAGCTAATATTTTACCTGCTTACAAATTCCTCAACAGTCACTGTTTTTCATGTAACCAATCATATTAAATTGGCTGACCAATTTACTGTAATCCCCACTATATAACCCACTATATAAAACCCAGTAAATTGTTCGTTAAATGTCATGTTATGATGATGCATCCCACATTCAATAATCTCAGCACAACATAAATAAGAAGTGAACTCTACACTGTGTCCCCGTGTTAAACCACATAAAGTGTCTATAAAGAGATCTAGTCTGGACTCCAACTGCCCGTGAAGCtcaataaatgtttatatgGCACTGGGAGGCCACCTAAGGCCAGAGCAAAGCTGCTTCACAAGAAGAGATGTCTGCACTAACTTGAAGTAGAGATCTTTGAAGGTGAAGTGAGTTTCTACGATGCCAGTCGTCTTCACGCGTGTACGCAGAACGTCCTGTTGTGTTGGGATGTAGTCGGACTGGCAGATCCTGTCCAAGTCGTTGAGATAACTGACAGacacaaacaagaaaaagtgtGTTAGGTTAATCATACTCTGTTCTCTCATATTTATGGAGAACTCGTGCTCTCCAtagaacacgtgtcaaacttaaagccaaatcaggccctttggagcatccaatgaGTCATTGTCTaactcattttagctcagggcccaaatatggaccagtttgatcataATTGACCTTTAGTAAAACCCCGCCCACAAAcagtcattgtccaatcatacGTCTGAGCAACCGTTATTATGTAAGCAAGGTCTGACATGCTCAGAACAGGCACAATGGTGAAGCGGTTGGATCACGGCTTGTGTCGGATACCAA
This portion of the Gouania willdenowi chromosome 7, fGouWil2.1, whole genome shotgun sequence genome encodes:
- the gnat2 gene encoding guanine nucleotide-binding protein G(t) subunit alpha-2, producing the protein MGAGASAEDKKSKELEKQLQEDADKDSKTVKLLLLGAGESGKSTIVKQMKILHQGGYTKEEQLEFRAVVYGNILQSALAIIRGMEMLGIDFGSPSSQEDSQKLQNLSDSIEEGTMPPELAAVIQKLWKDTGVQAGFERAAEFQLNDSAGYYLSDLDRICKPDYLPTEQDVLRSRVKTTGIIEEQFSCKELHFRMFDVGGQRSERKKWIHCFEGVTCIIFCGALSAYDMVLVEDDEVNRMHESLHLFNSICNHRFFALTSIVLFLNKKDLFEDKIKKVHLSICFPDYDGPNTYDDASNYIKAQFLELNMKKGVKEIYSHLTCATDTKNVEIVFNAVTDIIIKENLKDCGLF
- the gnai3 gene encoding guanine nucleotide-binding protein G(i) subunit alpha, whose protein sequence is MGCTISAEDKAAVERSKMIDKNLREDREKSSREVKLLLLGAGESGKSTIVKQMKIIHEDGYSEEECKQYKVVVFSNTIQSIMAIIRAMGQLKIDFGEAARADDARQLFTLASLAEEGGMSAELTGVIQRLWNDGGVQACFDRSREYQLNDSAAYYLNDLDRICQSDYIPTQQDVLRTRVKTTGIVETHFTFKDLYFKMFDVGGQRSERKKWIHCFEGVTSIIFCVALSDYDLVLAEDEEMNRMHESMKLFDSICNNKWFTLTSIILFLNKKDLFEEKIGRSPLTICYPEYIGGQSYEEAAAYIQCQFEDLNKRKDTKEIYTHFTCATDTKNVQFVFDAVTDVIIKINLREIGLY